One stretch of Xiphophorus hellerii strain 12219 chromosome 21, Xiphophorus_hellerii-4.1, whole genome shotgun sequence DNA includes these proteins:
- the klhl15 gene encoding kelch-like protein 15 isoform X1, which translates to MSDGARAAWSKRGCGDSHRREPGKHKHRKCERPLSAQPSQPAIVRPGSKRCVMSGGDVEVYLSQVHDGSVSSGFRALYEERLLLDVTLLIEEHHFQAHKALLATQSDYFRVMFTADMRERDQDKIHMKGLTAAGFGHILRFMYYGSLELSMPTVQEILQAAMYVQLTEAVEFCCSFLLAKICLENCAEVMRLLEDFSVGVEGVQEQLDNFLLDNFVPLMSRADFLSYLSLERLQAYLNSDALSRYPEIELYEAVQAWLRHDRRRWRHTDTIVQSIRFCLMTPADIFEKVKTSEFYRYSRQLRQEVDQALGYFHDVNQQPLLETRSNRIRSIRPQTAVFRGMIGHSMVNSKILLLQRPKVWWELEGPQVPLRPDCLAIVNNFAFLLGGEELGPDGEFHASSKVYRYDPRQNSWLRMADMSVPRSEFAVGVIGKFIYAVAGRTRDETFYSTERYDITEDRWEFVDPYPVNKYGHEGTVLNGKLYITGGITSSSTSKQVCVFDPGREAGGGGSGGGSGGSDSHRTRSARGPLLPGTHASCWENKSKMNYARCFHKMISHNGKLYVFGGVCVILRASFESQGCPSTEVYDPETDEWTILASMPIGRSGHGVAVLDRQIMVLGGLCYNGHYSDSILTFDPDENKWKEDEYPRMPCKLDGLQVCSLHFPEYVLEHVRRCS; encoded by the exons ATGTCCGACGGAGCCAGAGCTGCCTGGTCGAAGAGGGGTTGTGGGGATTCGCACCGCCGAG AACCGGGGAAACATAAACACAGGAAATGCGAGCGGCCTCTTAGCGCTCAGCCGTCACAGCCTGCGATCGTTCGGCCGGGCTCCAAAAG GTGTGTTATGTCGGGGGGAGATGTGGAGGTGTACCTGTCCCAGGTGCATGATGGGAGCGTGTCGTCGGGTTTCCGTGCTCTGTATGAGGAGCGTCTGCTGCTGGACGTCACGCTGCTGATAGAGGAGCACCACTTCCAG GCCCACAAGGCGCTGCTGGCCACGCAGAGCGACTACTTCCGGGTTATGTTCACGGCCGACATGCGGGAGCGGGACCAGGATAAGATCCACATGAAGGGGCTGACGGCCGCCGGCTTCGGCCACATCCTGCGCTTCATGTACTACGGCTCTCTGGAGCTCAGCATGCCCACCGTGCAGGAGATCCTGCAG GCGGCCATGTACGTCCAGCTGACGGAGGCGGTGGAGTTCTGCTGCTCCTTCCTGCTGGCTAAGATCTGCCTGGAGAACTGCGCCGAGGTCATGCGCCTCCTGGAGGACTTCAGCGTTGGCGTGGAGGGCGTCCAGGAGCAACTCGACAACTTTCTCCTCGACAACTTCGTCCCTCTGATGAGCCGAGCCGACTTCCTGTCCTACCTCAGTCTGGAGAGACTCCAG GCCTACCTGAACAGCGACGCTCTGAGCCGCTACCCGGAGATCGAGCTGTACGAAGCCGTCCAGGCGTGGCTGAGACACGACCGGCGGCGCTGGAGGCACACCGACACCATCGTGCAGTCCATCCGCTTCTGTCTCATGACGCCGGCGGACATCTTTGAGAAG GTGAAAACGTCGGAGTTCTACCGGTACTCCAGGCAGCTGAGGCAGGAAGTGGACCAGGCGCTCGGATATTTCCACGACGTCAACCAGCAGCCGCTGTTGGAGACGCGCTCCAACCGCATTCGCTCCATCCGGCCGCAGACCGCCGTGTTCAGGGGGATGATCGGCCACAGCATGGTGAACAGCAAgatcctgctgctgcagcggcCAAAG GTGTGGTGGGAGCTGGAGGGCCCTCAGGTGCCGCTCCGACCCGACTGCTTGGCCATCGTCAACAACTTTGCCTTCCTGCTGGGCGGAGAGGAGCTGGGGCCCGACGGCGAGTTTCACGCCTCCTCCAAGGTTTATCGCTACGACCCGCGGCAGAACTCGTGGCTGCGCATGGCGGACATGTCTGTTCCCAG GTCAGAGTTCGCGGTGGGAGTCATCGGGAAGTTCATCTACGCCGTGGCGGGCCGAACCCGAGACGAGACCTTCTACTCCACGGAGCGCTATGACATCACGGAGGACCGCTGGGAGTTCGTGGATCCGTATCCCGTCAACAAGTACGGCCACGAGGGAACCGTCCTGAACGGGAAGCTCTACATCACCGGCGGCATCAcgtcctcctccacctccaagcaggtgtgtgtgttcGACCCGGGCCGGGAggccggcggcggcggcagcggaGGCGGGTCGGGCGGGTCGGACTCCCACAGGACGCGCTCGGCCCGCGGCCCGCTGCTGCCCGGAACCCACGCCAGCTGCTGGGAGAACAAGTCCAAAATGAACTACGCTCGCTGCTTCCACAAGATGATCTCCCACAACGGGAAGCTGTACGTGTTCGGCGGCGTGTGCGTGATCCTGCGGGCCTCCTTCGAGTCGCAGGGCTGCCCGTCCACCGAGGTGTACGACCCGGAAACGGACGAGTGGACCATCCTGGCCTCCATGCCCATCGGCCGCAGCGGCCACGGCGTGGCGGTGCTGGACCGGCAGATCATGGTGCTGGGCGGCCTGTGCTACAACGGCCACTACAGTGACTCCATCCTCACCTTTGACCCGGACGAGAACAAGTGGAAGGAGGACGAGTATCCCAGGATGCCTTGCAAACTGGACGGCCTGCAGGTGTGCAGCCTGCACTTCCCAGAGTACGTGCTGGAGCACGTCCGGCGCTGCAGCTGA
- the klhl15 gene encoding kelch-like protein 15 isoform X2 translates to MPVANQRCVMSGGDVEVYLSQVHDGSVSSGFRALYEERLLLDVTLLIEEHHFQAHKALLATQSDYFRVMFTADMRERDQDKIHMKGLTAAGFGHILRFMYYGSLELSMPTVQEILQAAMYVQLTEAVEFCCSFLLAKICLENCAEVMRLLEDFSVGVEGVQEQLDNFLLDNFVPLMSRADFLSYLSLERLQAYLNSDALSRYPEIELYEAVQAWLRHDRRRWRHTDTIVQSIRFCLMTPADIFEKVKTSEFYRYSRQLRQEVDQALGYFHDVNQQPLLETRSNRIRSIRPQTAVFRGMIGHSMVNSKILLLQRPKVWWELEGPQVPLRPDCLAIVNNFAFLLGGEELGPDGEFHASSKVYRYDPRQNSWLRMADMSVPRSEFAVGVIGKFIYAVAGRTRDETFYSTERYDITEDRWEFVDPYPVNKYGHEGTVLNGKLYITGGITSSSTSKQVCVFDPGREAGGGGSGGGSGGSDSHRTRSARGPLLPGTHASCWENKSKMNYARCFHKMISHNGKLYVFGGVCVILRASFESQGCPSTEVYDPETDEWTILASMPIGRSGHGVAVLDRQIMVLGGLCYNGHYSDSILTFDPDENKWKEDEYPRMPCKLDGLQVCSLHFPEYVLEHVRRCS, encoded by the exons ATGCCCGTGGCCAATCAgag GTGTGTTATGTCGGGGGGAGATGTGGAGGTGTACCTGTCCCAGGTGCATGATGGGAGCGTGTCGTCGGGTTTCCGTGCTCTGTATGAGGAGCGTCTGCTGCTGGACGTCACGCTGCTGATAGAGGAGCACCACTTCCAG GCCCACAAGGCGCTGCTGGCCACGCAGAGCGACTACTTCCGGGTTATGTTCACGGCCGACATGCGGGAGCGGGACCAGGATAAGATCCACATGAAGGGGCTGACGGCCGCCGGCTTCGGCCACATCCTGCGCTTCATGTACTACGGCTCTCTGGAGCTCAGCATGCCCACCGTGCAGGAGATCCTGCAG GCGGCCATGTACGTCCAGCTGACGGAGGCGGTGGAGTTCTGCTGCTCCTTCCTGCTGGCTAAGATCTGCCTGGAGAACTGCGCCGAGGTCATGCGCCTCCTGGAGGACTTCAGCGTTGGCGTGGAGGGCGTCCAGGAGCAACTCGACAACTTTCTCCTCGACAACTTCGTCCCTCTGATGAGCCGAGCCGACTTCCTGTCCTACCTCAGTCTGGAGAGACTCCAG GCCTACCTGAACAGCGACGCTCTGAGCCGCTACCCGGAGATCGAGCTGTACGAAGCCGTCCAGGCGTGGCTGAGACACGACCGGCGGCGCTGGAGGCACACCGACACCATCGTGCAGTCCATCCGCTTCTGTCTCATGACGCCGGCGGACATCTTTGAGAAG GTGAAAACGTCGGAGTTCTACCGGTACTCCAGGCAGCTGAGGCAGGAAGTGGACCAGGCGCTCGGATATTTCCACGACGTCAACCAGCAGCCGCTGTTGGAGACGCGCTCCAACCGCATTCGCTCCATCCGGCCGCAGACCGCCGTGTTCAGGGGGATGATCGGCCACAGCATGGTGAACAGCAAgatcctgctgctgcagcggcCAAAG GTGTGGTGGGAGCTGGAGGGCCCTCAGGTGCCGCTCCGACCCGACTGCTTGGCCATCGTCAACAACTTTGCCTTCCTGCTGGGCGGAGAGGAGCTGGGGCCCGACGGCGAGTTTCACGCCTCCTCCAAGGTTTATCGCTACGACCCGCGGCAGAACTCGTGGCTGCGCATGGCGGACATGTCTGTTCCCAG GTCAGAGTTCGCGGTGGGAGTCATCGGGAAGTTCATCTACGCCGTGGCGGGCCGAACCCGAGACGAGACCTTCTACTCCACGGAGCGCTATGACATCACGGAGGACCGCTGGGAGTTCGTGGATCCGTATCCCGTCAACAAGTACGGCCACGAGGGAACCGTCCTGAACGGGAAGCTCTACATCACCGGCGGCATCAcgtcctcctccacctccaagcaggtgtgtgtgttcGACCCGGGCCGGGAggccggcggcggcggcagcggaGGCGGGTCGGGCGGGTCGGACTCCCACAGGACGCGCTCGGCCCGCGGCCCGCTGCTGCCCGGAACCCACGCCAGCTGCTGGGAGAACAAGTCCAAAATGAACTACGCTCGCTGCTTCCACAAGATGATCTCCCACAACGGGAAGCTGTACGTGTTCGGCGGCGTGTGCGTGATCCTGCGGGCCTCCTTCGAGTCGCAGGGCTGCCCGTCCACCGAGGTGTACGACCCGGAAACGGACGAGTGGACCATCCTGGCCTCCATGCCCATCGGCCGCAGCGGCCACGGCGTGGCGGTGCTGGACCGGCAGATCATGGTGCTGGGCGGCCTGTGCTACAACGGCCACTACAGTGACTCCATCCTCACCTTTGACCCGGACGAGAACAAGTGGAAGGAGGACGAGTATCCCAGGATGCCTTGCAAACTGGACGGCCTGCAGGTGTGCAGCCTGCACTTCCCAGAGTACGTGCTGGAGCACGTCCGGCGCTGCAGCTGA
- the eif2s3 gene encoding eukaryotic translation initiation factor 2 subunit 3, with translation MAGDESGTTLGQPHLARQDLSTLDVSTLTPLSPEIISRQATINIGTIGHVAHGKSTVVKAISGVHTVRFKNELERNITIKLGYANAKVYKLDDPSCPRPECYRSCGSSTPDEFPTDISGTKGNFKLVRHVSFVDCPGHDILMATMLNGAAVMDAALLLIAGNESCPQPQTSEHLAAIEIMKLKHILILQNKIDLVKESQAKEQYEQILAFVQGTVAEGAPIIPISAQLKYNIEVVCEYIVKKIPVPVRDFISEPRLIVIRSFDVNKPGCEVDDLKGGVAGGSILKGVLKVGQEIEVRPGIVSKDQEGKLMCKPIFSKIVSLFAEHNDLQYAAPGGLIGVGTKIDPTLCRADRMVGQVLGAVGALPEIFTELEISYFLLRRLLGVRTEGDKKAAKVQKLSKNEVLMVNIGSLSTGGRVSAVKADLAKIVLTNPVCTEVGEKIALSRRVEKHWRLIGWGQIRRGVTITPTIDDD, from the exons ATGGCGGGGGATGAGTCTGGTACAACGCTCGGTCAGCCTCACCTGGCCAGACAGGACCTCAGCACGTTG GACGTGTCCACCTTAACGCCTCTGTCTCCAGAGATCATCAGCAGACAGGCCACCATTAACATCG GCACCATCGGCCATGTGGCCCATGGGAAGTCCACAGTAGTGAAGGCCATCTCCGGCGTTCACACTGTCAGGTTCAAGAACGAGCTGGAGAGGAACATCACCATTAAGCTCGGATATGCTAACGCTAAG GTCTACAAGCTGGACGACCCCAGCTGCCCCAGGCCCGAGTGCTACAGGTCGTGTGGCAGCAGCACTCCCGATGAGTTTCCCACAGACATCTCCGGCACCAAGGGCAACTTCAAACTGGTCCG ACACGTATCGTTTGTGGACTGTCCCGGTCACGACATTCTCATGGCCACCATGTTGAACGGCGCCGCCGTCATGGACGCCGCCCTACTGCTGATCG CGGGGAACGAGTCATGTCCTCAGCCTCAGACGTCGGAGCATCTGGCAGCCATAGAGATCATGAAGCTGAAGCACATCCTCATCCTGCAGAACAAGATCGACCTGGTGAAGGAGAGCCAGGCCAAGGAGCAGTACGAACAGATCCTCGCCTTCGTGCAGG GAACCGTTGCTGAGGGCGCTCCCATCATTCCCATCTCTGCGCAGCTCAAGTACAACATCGAGGTTGTTTGTGAGTACATCGTGAAGAAGATTCCTGTCCCCGTCAGAGACTTTATCTCCGAGCCGCGGCTCATCG TCATCAGGTCGTTCGATGTGAACAAGCCGGGCTGCGAGGTGGACGACCTGAAGGGAGGCGTGGCCGGAGGCAGCATCCTGAAGGGCGTTCTGAAG GTGGGCCAGGAGATCGAGGTCCGGCCTGGAATCGTCTCCAAGGACCAGGAGGGGAAGCTGATGTGCAAACCTATCTTCTCCAagattgtgtctctgtttgcTGAACACAACGACCTGCAGTATGCCGCCCCAGGAGGCCTGATCG GTGTCGGGACGAAGATCGACCCGACGTTGTGCCGGGCCGACCGCATGGTGGGTCAGGTTCTGGGAGCCGTCGGCGCGCTGCCGGAGATCTTCACGGAGCTGGAGATCTCCTACTTCCTGCTGCGGAGGCTGCTGGGCGTCCGCACCGAGGGCGACAAGAAGGCCGCCAAG GTCCAGAAGCTGTCCAAGAACGAGGTTCTGATGGTGAACATCGGCTCGCTGTCGACCGGCGGCCGCGTCAGCGCCGTGAAGGCCGACCTGGCCAAGATCGTCCTGACCAACCCGGTCTGCACCGAGGTCGGCGAGAAGATCGCGCTCAGCCGGCgtgttgagaaacactggcg TCTCATCGGGTGGGGACAGATCCGGAGAGGCGTCACCATCACACCAACCATCGACGACGACTGA